One window from the genome of Eucalyptus grandis isolate ANBG69807.140 chromosome 7, ASM1654582v1, whole genome shotgun sequence encodes:
- the LOC108960844 gene encoding protein TIC 62, chloroplastic-like has product MKFEGDDTKEGFKPVEKLEVVECDLEKPDQIRPALANASVVICCIGASEKEVFDVTDPYRIDYMATKNLIDAATSAKVNHFITVSSLGTNKVGFPAAILK; this is encoded by the exons ATGAAGTTTGAGGGGGATGACACGAAGGAGGGGTTTAAac CTGTAGAGAAGCTTGAAGTTGTGGAATGTGACTTGGAGAAGCCAGATCAGATAAGGCCAGCCTTAGCCAATGCTTCTGTGGTTATATGCTGCATTGGGGCAAGCGAAAAGGAAGTTTTTGATGTGACGGACCCATACAGAATTGACTATATGGCTACGAAGAACCTCATTGATGCAG CAACTTCGGCCAAAGTTAACCACTTCATCACGGTTTCATCTTTGGGAACAAACAAGGTCGGATTTCCTGCAGCTATACTGAAGTAa